In Bacillota bacterium, the following are encoded in one genomic region:
- a CDS encoding methylmalonyl-CoA mutase family protein, whose product MRWDEEARTRHEAWLERLEAAPRRRQRFATPSGLEVKPLYTPEDLPDAPYAERLGFPGEYPFTRGIYPSMYRGRTWTMRQYAGYATAEESNRRYRYLLEQGQTGLSVAFDLPTQIGYDSDHPLAFGEVGRVGVAIDTVEDMERLFEGIPLDRVSTSMTINATAATLLAFYIVVAERRGIPPEKLSGTVQNDILKEYAARGTYIYPPGPSMRLVTDLMEFCAERVPNWNTISISGYHIREAGATAVEELAFTLADGIAYVRAAVDRGLEVDRFAPRLSFFFNAHMHFFEEIAKFRAARRMWAKIMRERFGARDPRSWMLRFHTQTAGSTLTAQQPENNVVRVTLQALAAVLGGTQSLHTNARDEALALPTEESARLALRTQQILALESGVADTADPLGGSYFVEALTDRLEQEAWQLIEEIDRMGGAVRAVEEGWMQERIRRSAYRYQRAVESGEQPVVGVNVLRDEEGAGDPASGLLQIDPAVERDQVERLRAYRARRDAVAVARARERLEQSARDPHANLLPPILEAARAGVTLGEIADTLRAVFGEYGAARQAG is encoded by the coding sequence ATGCGCTGGGACGAGGAAGCCCGCACGCGGCACGAGGCTTGGCTGGAGCGGCTGGAGGCTGCGCCCCGGCGGCGCCAGCGGTTCGCCACGCCGTCGGGCCTCGAGGTGAAGCCGCTCTATACGCCCGAGGACCTCCCCGACGCTCCCTACGCGGAGCGCCTAGGCTTTCCGGGGGAGTACCCCTTCACGCGCGGGATCTACCCCAGCATGTACCGCGGGCGGACGTGGACCATGCGGCAGTACGCCGGCTATGCCACCGCCGAGGAGTCCAACCGCCGCTACCGCTACCTGCTGGAGCAGGGCCAGACCGGCTTGAGCGTCGCCTTCGACCTGCCGACGCAGATCGGGTACGACTCGGACCATCCCCTCGCCTTCGGCGAGGTGGGGCGGGTCGGCGTGGCCATCGACACGGTGGAAGACATGGAGCGGCTCTTCGAGGGGATCCCGCTCGACCGGGTCAGCACCTCCATGACCATCAACGCCACCGCCGCCACGCTCCTGGCCTTCTACATCGTGGTCGCGGAACGGCGCGGGATCCCGCCGGAGAAGCTGTCGGGCACCGTCCAGAACGACATCCTCAAGGAGTACGCCGCCCGGGGCACGTACATCTACCCGCCCGGCCCCTCCATGCGCCTGGTCACCGACCTGATGGAGTTCTGCGCGGAGCGGGTGCCGAACTGGAATACCATCAGCATCTCCGGCTACCACATCCGCGAGGCGGGCGCGACGGCGGTGGAGGAGCTGGCCTTCACCCTGGCCGACGGGATCGCCTACGTCCGGGCGGCGGTGGATCGGGGCCTGGAGGTCGACCGCTTCGCGCCCAGGCTCTCCTTCTTCTTCAACGCCCACATGCACTTCTTCGAGGAGATCGCCAAGTTCCGGGCGGCCCGGCGGATGTGGGCGAAGATCATGCGCGAGCGCTTCGGCGCCCGCGACCCGCGCTCCTGGATGCTCCGCTTCCACACCCAGACGGCGGGCTCCACCCTGACCGCCCAGCAGCCGGAGAACAACGTGGTCCGCGTCACGCTCCAGGCGCTGGCGGCCGTCCTGGGAGGCACCCAGTCGCTGCACACCAACGCCCGCGACGAGGCGCTGGCGCTGCCCACGGAGGAGAGCGCGCGCCTGGCGCTGCGCACCCAGCAGATCCTGGCGCTGGAGAGCGGCGTGGCCGACACCGCCGACCCGCTGGGCGGCTCCTACTTCGTGGAGGCGCTGACCGACCGCCTGGAGCAGGAAGCGTGGCAGCTGATCGAGGAGATCGACCGCATGGGGGGCGCGGTCCGCGCGGTGGAGGAAGGCTGGATGCAGGAGCGGATCCGCCGCAGCGCCTACCGCTACCAGCGGGCGGTGGAGTCGGGCGAGCAGCCGGTGGTGGGTGTCAACGTCCTCCGCGACGAGGAAGGGGCGGGCGACCCGGCCTCCGGCCTCCTCCAGATCGACCCCGCGGTGGAGCGGGACCAGGTGGAGCGCCTCCGCGCCTACCGCGCCCGGAGGGACGCCGTCGCGGTGGCCCGCGCGCGGGAGAGGCTGGAGCAGTCGGCGCGCGACCCGCACGCCAACCTGCTGCCGCCCATCCTCGAGGCGGCCCGTGCCGGCGTCACGCTGGGCGAGATCGCCGACACGCTGCGCGCCGTCTTCGGCGAGTACGGCGCCGCCCGGCAGGCGGGCTAG
- a CDS encoding 5-formyltetrahydrofolate cyclo-ligase, protein MRRQLLAWRRSLPPAQRRAWDRAMVRRLLAWPPFLQAHLVMGYVAWRGEPDLGAALRWRRRQGGAVVLPATDPAAHRILPRRFLSGMRLRRGPLGIPEPPEEAPAVDPSEIDLVLLPGVAFDRRGFRLGYGGGYFDRWLARPGMHARTVGVAYAAQIVESLPHAPWDRRVEELLSEEAGPERCAGPGRAPGRR, encoded by the coding sequence CTGCGCAGGCAGCTCCTCGCCTGGCGGCGGAGCCTCCCGCCCGCGCAGCGGCGTGCCTGGGACCGGGCCATGGTCCGCCGGTTGCTGGCCTGGCCGCCCTTTCTCCAGGCGCACCTGGTGATGGGCTACGTCGCCTGGCGGGGGGAGCCGGACCTGGGGGCGGCCCTCCGCTGGCGCCGGCGGCAGGGGGGAGCGGTGGTCCTGCCCGCCACCGATCCCGCCGCGCACCGGATCCTGCCGCGCCGCTTCCTCTCGGGGATGAGACTGCGACGGGGCCCGCTGGGGATCCCGGAACCCCCCGAGGAGGCTCCGGCGGTCGACCCCTCCGAGATCGACCTGGTCCTCCTGCCCGGCGTCGCCTTCGACCGTCGCGGCTTCCGCCTCGGCTACGGCGGCGGCTACTTCGACCGCTGGCTCGCCCGGCCCGGGATGCACGCCCGTACCGTGGGCGTCGCCTACGCGGCCCAGATCGTCGAGAGCCTTCCGCACGCGCCCTGGGACCGGAGGGTGGAGGAGCTGCTCAGCGAGGAAGCGGGGCCGGAGCGATGCGCCGGACCCGGCCGTGCTCCAGGGCGAAGATGA
- a CDS encoding Glu/Leu/Phe/Val dehydrogenase — MVKETTNPYRIVQRQIRHACEALGLPEVAYEMLKAPKRFLEVQIPVRMDDGTVRLFTGYRSQHNDALGPAKGGIRFHPGVTPDEVKALSMWMTLKCSLLGLPLGGGKGGVVCDPTELSERELEALSRGYIRAIAPFIGPEQDVPAPDVFTNARVMAWMMDEYSQIQGHNVFSAITGKPEVLGGSSGRTGATGRGVAITIRKAAERLGLKLRGATAAVQGFGNVGSHAARYLAELGVRIVGISDVHGGVYNPDGIDVQAAVEWTRREGSVAGLPGTKAVASDEVLFLPVDILVPAALEDQLTAENAGRVQARIIGEGANGPTTPEADEILYRNGVLVIPDVLANAGGVTVSYFEWVQNLYHFTWTEAEVNRRLEEMMGRAFDTVYAVHEEHGVPMREAADRVAVKRIYDAMEARGWLH; from the coding sequence GTGGTGAAGGAGACGACCAACCCGTACAGGATCGTGCAGAGGCAGATCCGCCACGCCTGCGAGGCACTGGGACTGCCGGAGGTCGCCTACGAGATGCTGAAGGCACCCAAGCGCTTCCTCGAGGTGCAGATCCCCGTGCGCATGGACGACGGCACTGTCCGTCTCTTCACCGGCTACCGGTCCCAGCACAACGACGCCCTGGGGCCGGCCAAGGGCGGCATCCGCTTTCACCCCGGCGTCACCCCGGACGAGGTGAAGGCGCTCTCCATGTGGATGACGCTCAAGTGTTCCCTGCTCGGCCTGCCGCTGGGCGGGGGCAAGGGCGGGGTCGTCTGCGATCCCACAGAGCTGAGCGAGCGCGAGCTCGAGGCGCTGAGCCGGGGCTACATCCGGGCCATCGCCCCCTTCATCGGACCGGAACAGGACGTGCCGGCCCCGGACGTCTTCACCAACGCCCGCGTCATGGCCTGGATGATGGACGAGTACAGCCAGATCCAGGGCCACAACGTCTTCAGCGCCATCACCGGCAAGCCGGAGGTGCTGGGAGGCTCCTCCGGCCGGACAGGGGCCACGGGCCGCGGCGTGGCCATCACCATCCGCAAGGCGGCGGAGCGGCTGGGGCTGAAGCTCCGGGGCGCGACGGCGGCGGTTCAGGGGTTCGGCAATGTGGGCTCGCATGCAGCCCGCTACCTGGCGGAGCTCGGCGTGCGCATCGTCGGGATCTCGGACGTCCACGGTGGCGTCTACAACCCGGACGGCATCGACGTCCAGGCGGCCGTCGAGTGGACGCGGCGGGAGGGGAGCGTGGCCGGCCTCCCGGGGACGAAAGCCGTCGCCTCCGACGAGGTTCTCTTCCTCCCGGTAGACATCCTGGTGCCTGCCGCCCTGGAGGACCAGCTGACGGCTGAAAACGCGGGCCGGGTCCAGGCGCGCATCATCGGCGAGGGAGCCAACGGCCCGACCACGCCGGAGGCGGACGAGATCCTGTACCGGAACGGGGTGCTGGTCATCCCGGACGTGCTGGCCAACGCCGGCGGCGTGACGGTCAGCTACTTCGAGTGGGTGCAGAACCTGTACCACTTCACCTGGACCGAGGCGGAGGTCAACCGACGGCTGGAGGAGATGATGGGGCGCGCCTTCGACACCGTCTATGCGGTGCATGAGGAGCACGGCGTCCCGATGCGCGAGGCGGCCGACAGGGTGGCCGTCAAGCGGATCTACGACGCGATGGAGGCCCGCGGCTGGCTCCACTGA
- a CDS encoding acyl-CoA carboxylase subunit beta — translation MSAGDVSELLRRRQQALAGGGPERVAKQHAQGKLTARERLEILFDPGSFQEIGQLAAHRGDVPGLEGREAPGDGVVTGWGRVEGRTVFAFAQDFTQIGGTLGEVHAQKIQKLQETALRAGAPVVGLQDSGGARIQEGVAALDGYAGIFRRNTLASGVIPQISVILGPCAGGAVYSPALTDLVVMVEGTSQMFITGPDVIRAVTGEEITHEELGGARAHFVRSGVAHLVAPDDRSALELVRRLLGYLPSNNVEDPPAGEAREPDAQASEELEHAIPADPNRPYDVRRVIQGLVDAGSWLEIQAGFAQNAVVGLARMAGRVVGVVANQPRTLAGTLDIDASDKIARFVRLCDAFNIPLVTLVDTPGYLPGRAQEHGGIIRHGAKVLYAYAEATVPKVSLILRKAYGGAYIAMCCRGLGADLAWAWPTAEIAVMGPEGAANIIYRREIEAAEDPAAERARRVAEYRERLANPFVAAERGFIDDVLLPGETRARLIAALEGLAAKREERPPRKHGNLPL, via the coding sequence TTGAGCGCGGGAGACGTGTCGGAGCTGCTCCGCCGCCGCCAGCAGGCGCTGGCGGGTGGCGGCCCGGAGCGCGTCGCCAAGCAGCATGCCCAGGGGAAGCTGACCGCCCGCGAGCGGCTGGAGATCCTCTTCGACCCGGGCAGTTTCCAGGAGATCGGGCAGCTGGCCGCCCACCGGGGCGACGTGCCCGGCCTGGAGGGGCGCGAGGCGCCCGGCGACGGGGTGGTGACCGGGTGGGGCCGGGTGGAGGGACGGACGGTCTTCGCCTTCGCCCAGGACTTCACCCAGATCGGCGGCACCCTGGGCGAGGTCCACGCCCAGAAGATCCAGAAGCTCCAGGAGACGGCACTCCGGGCCGGTGCGCCCGTCGTCGGCCTGCAGGACTCCGGTGGCGCCCGCATCCAGGAGGGCGTGGCGGCGCTGGACGGGTACGCCGGCATCTTCCGCAGGAACACGCTGGCCTCCGGGGTGATCCCCCAGATCTCGGTCATCCTGGGCCCCTGCGCCGGCGGGGCGGTCTACAGCCCGGCGCTGACCGACCTGGTGGTGATGGTCGAGGGGACCAGCCAGATGTTCATCACCGGCCCTGACGTGATCCGGGCCGTCACCGGCGAGGAGATCACCCACGAGGAGCTGGGCGGCGCGAGGGCGCACTTCGTGCGGAGCGGCGTCGCGCACCTCGTGGCGCCGGACGACCGGAGCGCGCTGGAGCTGGTGCGGCGGCTCCTGGGATACCTTCCTTCCAACAACGTCGAGGATCCGCCGGCGGGCGAAGCCCGCGAGCCGGACGCGCAGGCCTCCGAGGAGCTGGAGCACGCCATCCCCGCGGACCCCAACCGTCCCTATGACGTGCGCCGGGTGATCCAGGGGCTGGTGGACGCGGGCAGCTGGCTGGAGATCCAGGCCGGCTTCGCGCAGAACGCGGTGGTCGGACTGGCGCGCATGGCCGGCCGGGTCGTCGGGGTGGTGGCCAACCAGCCGCGGACGCTGGCGGGCACGCTGGACATCGACGCCTCCGACAAGATCGCCCGCTTCGTCCGCCTCTGCGACGCCTTCAACATCCCCCTGGTGACGCTGGTGGACACGCCGGGCTACCTGCCCGGGCGGGCGCAGGAGCACGGCGGCATCATCCGCCACGGGGCCAAGGTGCTTTACGCCTACGCCGAGGCGACGGTACCCAAGGTGAGCCTCATCCTGCGCAAGGCGTACGGCGGCGCCTACATCGCCATGTGCTGCCGCGGGCTGGGCGCCGACCTCGCCTGGGCCTGGCCGACCGCCGAGATCGCGGTGATGGGGCCGGAGGGCGCCGCCAACATCATCTACCGGCGGGAGATCGAGGCGGCCGAGGATCCCGCCGCCGAGCGCGCGCGCCGGGTGGCGGAGTACCGCGAGCGGTTGGCCAACCCCTTCGTCGCGGCGGAGCGCGGCTTCATCGACGACGTGCTCCTGCCCGGGGAGACGCGGGCGCGGCTGATCGCGGCCCTGGAGGGGCTGGCCGCCAAGCGGGAGGAGCGCCCCCCCAGGAAGCACGGCAATCTCCCGCTGTGA
- the mce gene encoding methylmalonyl-CoA epimerase yields the protein MSVERPALDHIGVAVDDLEAALPRWGALGLAAVHVEEVAGDRVRVALLPFAGGGRIELLEPTDPAGPVGRFLSRRGAGLHHVALRVADIRRALREAVEAGLEAIDAEPRRGAEGQWVAFLKPAGLGGVLVELCQKEEEA from the coding sequence ATGAGCGTGGAGCGGCCGGCGTTGGACCACATCGGGGTGGCGGTGGACGACCTGGAAGCCGCCCTCCCCCGCTGGGGCGCCCTGGGGCTGGCGGCCGTCCACGTGGAGGAGGTGGCCGGGGACCGGGTCCGGGTGGCGCTTCTCCCCTTCGCCGGGGGAGGGCGGATCGAGCTGCTGGAGCCGACCGATCCCGCAGGCCCGGTGGGTCGCTTCCTCTCGCGGAGGGGGGCGGGGCTCCACCACGTCGCCCTGCGGGTGGCGGACATCCGGCGGGCGCTGCGGGAGGCGGTGGAGGCGGGGCTGGAGGCCATCGACGCGGAGCCGCGGCGCGGCGCCGAGGGCCAGTGGGTCGCCTTCCTCAAGCCGGCGGGGCTGGGGGGCGTCCTGGTCGAACTCTGCCAGAAGGAGGAGGAGGCTTGA
- the mraZ gene encoding division/cell wall cluster transcriptional repressor MraZ has protein sequence MLIGEYRHSLDAKGRVTIPARLRDELGARVILTRGLDRCLFVYSVEDWERLRAGLAQLPFTQADVRAFARLFFAGAVEGEVDRQGRLLIPPMLREYGGIDREIAILGVSDRLEIWAAEVWEEYARRTSASYEAVAERLFAPGWGAGREERGAGTRG, from the coding sequence GTGCTGATCGGGGAGTACCGCCACAGCCTCGATGCCAAGGGCAGGGTGACGATCCCGGCCCGGCTCCGCGACGAGTTGGGCGCGCGGGTGATCCTCACCCGCGGCCTCGACCGCTGCCTCTTCGTCTATTCCGTGGAGGACTGGGAACGGCTCCGCGCGGGTCTGGCCCAACTCCCCTTCACCCAGGCCGACGTGCGCGCCTTCGCCCGCCTCTTCTTCGCGGGGGCGGTGGAGGGCGAGGTGGATCGCCAGGGGCGGCTCCTGATCCCGCCCATGTTGCGCGAGTACGGCGGCATCGATCGGGAGATCGCCATCCTGGGCGTCTCGGACCGGCTGGAGATCTGGGCTGCCGAGGTCTGGGAGGAGTATGCCCGGCGGACCTCCGCCTCCTACGAGGCGGTGGCCGAACGGCTCTTCGCGCCCGGGTGGGGAGCGGGGCGCGAGGAGCGGGGGGCAGGTACCAGGGGGTGA
- a CDS encoding Glu/Leu/Phe/Val dehydrogenase: MAKETTNPFEIVQGQIRHACEALGVPPAAFEVLRAPRRFLEVRIPVRMDDGTVRLFTGYRAQHNDALGPTKGGIRFHPAVTPDEVKALSMWMTLKCSLLGLPLGGGKGGVVCNPKEMSERELEELSRGYIRAIAPIVGPEKDVPAPDVYTNPRIMAWMMDEYSKIQGHNVFGLITGKPVAVGGSLGRSEATGRGCVVTVSRAAERVGLDLTGATVAVQGFGNAGSVAARLIGQRGARVVAVSDSKGGIFKADGLDVEAVVRHKAETGTVLGFPGAREITNDELLTLDVDILIPAALENQLTAENAPRIRARIIAEAANGPTTPEADEILYRNGVLVVPDVLANAGGVTVSYFEWVQNRYNFYWTEEEVNQRLEAMMTRAFDAVYVMHEERGVSMREAADMVAVRRVVDAMEARGWLH, encoded by the coding sequence CTGGCGAAGGAAACGACCAACCCGTTCGAGATCGTGCAGGGGCAGATCCGGCATGCCTGCGAGGCACTCGGGGTACCGCCGGCCGCCTTCGAGGTGTTGAGGGCGCCCAGGCGCTTCCTCGAGGTCCGGATCCCCGTGCGCATGGACGACGGCACCGTCCGCCTCTTTACGGGCTACCGAGCGCAGCACAACGACGCCCTGGGACCCACCAAGGGGGGGATTCGCTTTCACCCTGCTGTCACCCCGGACGAGGTGAAGGCGCTCTCCATGTGGATGACCCTCAAGTGCTCGCTGCTCGGCCTGCCGCTCGGCGGCGGCAAGGGCGGGGTCGTCTGCAACCCCAAGGAGATGAGCGAGCGCGAGCTGGAGGAGTTGAGCCGCGGCTACATCCGGGCCATCGCTCCCATCGTCGGACCGGAGAAGGATGTGCCGGCGCCCGACGTCTACACCAACCCCCGGATCATGGCCTGGATGATGGACGAGTACAGCAAAATCCAGGGCCACAACGTCTTCGGCCTGATCACCGGCAAACCGGTGGCCGTCGGCGGTTCGCTGGGTCGCAGCGAGGCGACGGGTCGGGGCTGCGTGGTGACGGTGAGCCGCGCCGCCGAGCGGGTAGGCCTCGACCTGACCGGGGCGACCGTGGCCGTCCAGGGCTTCGGCAACGCCGGCAGCGTCGCTGCCCGGTTGATCGGTCAGCGCGGCGCCCGCGTCGTGGCGGTGAGCGACTCCAAGGGCGGTATCTTCAAGGCGGACGGCCTGGATGTCGAAGCGGTCGTCCGGCACAAGGCCGAGACAGGGACGGTCCTCGGCTTCCCCGGCGCGCGGGAGATCACCAACGACGAGCTCCTCACGCTCGACGTCGACATCCTCATTCCGGCCGCGCTGGAGAACCAGCTGACCGCGGAGAACGCGCCGCGCATCCGGGCGCGGATCATCGCCGAAGCGGCCAACGGTCCCACCACGCCGGAGGCCGACGAGATCCTGTACCGCAACGGCGTCCTGGTGGTCCCGGACGTGCTGGCCAATGCGGGTGGCGTCACCGTCAGCTACTTCGAGTGGGTCCAGAACCGGTATAACTTCTACTGGACGGAAGAAGAGGTCAACCAGCGGTTGGAAGCGATGATGACCAGGGCCTTCGACGCCGTCTACGTCATGCATGAGGAGCGCGGCGTCTCCATGCGCGAGGCCGCCGACATGGTGGCGGTCCGGCGCGTCGTCGACGCCATGGAGGCCCGGGGATGGCTACACTGA
- a CDS encoding biotin/lipoyl-binding protein gives MIRRYRVRVDGQEFEVEVESLGPVVAEGAARAVAGAPVEAAAEVAPPPRPEAAEPRAGGSGGARPAAAAGERVVAPLPGVVLEVRAEEGQRVEEGDVLCVLEAMKMENEITAPVGGTVAEVAVRPSEAVNTGDLLFVLAAG, from the coding sequence GTGATCCGACGCTATCGGGTTCGGGTGGACGGGCAGGAGTTCGAGGTGGAGGTGGAGAGCCTGGGGCCCGTCGTGGCGGAGGGCGCGGCCCGGGCCGTCGCCGGGGCGCCGGTGGAGGCGGCCGCGGAGGTGGCCCCGCCGCCGCGGCCCGAGGCGGCGGAGCCGCGCGCCGGCGGCTCCGGGGGAGCGCGTCCCGCGGCCGCCGCCGGCGAACGGGTGGTCGCCCCGCTTCCGGGCGTGGTCCTGGAGGTGCGGGCGGAGGAGGGCCAGCGCGTGGAGGAAGGCGACGTTCTCTGCGTCCTGGAGGCGATGAAGATGGAGAACGAGATCACGGCCCCGGTCGGCGGCACCGTCGCCGAGGTGGCCGTCCGGCCGAGCGAGGCGGTGAACACCGGCGACCTCCTCTTCGTCCTGGCTGCCGGTTGA
- a CDS encoding cobalamin B12-binding domain-containing protein: MRLERPIRVLVAKPGLDGHDRGAKVIAQALRDAGMEVIYTGLRQTPAMIAQAALEEDVDVVGLSSLSGAHRTLFPEVLREMRERGLGDVPVIAGGIIPPEDAERLEAAGIARIFPPGTPLERIVAAVEELARGRRTGELSRRGEG, from the coding sequence ATGAGGTTGGAGCGGCCCATCCGGGTTCTGGTGGCCAAGCCGGGGCTGGACGGGCACGACCGGGGCGCCAAGGTGATCGCCCAGGCGCTCCGCGACGCCGGCATGGAGGTGATCTACACCGGGCTTCGCCAGACGCCGGCCATGATCGCGCAGGCGGCGCTGGAGGAGGACGTGGACGTGGTCGGACTCTCCAGCCTCTCCGGCGCCCACCGCACGCTCTTTCCCGAGGTGCTGCGGGAGATGCGGGAGCGGGGGCTGGGGGACGTACCGGTGATCGCCGGCGGCATCATCCCGCCGGAGGATGCGGAGCGCCTGGAGGCCGCCGGCATCGCCCGCATCTTTCCGCCGGGCACGCCGCTGGAGAGGATCGTGGCGGCCGTGGAGGAGCTGGCGCGGGGGCGCCGGACGGGCGAGCTGAGCCGCAGGGGGGAGGGATGA
- a CDS encoding methylglyoxal synthase — MRIALVAHDRRKPEMVDFARQHRELLAAHELVATGTTGRVVAEATGLDVERLLSGPMGGDQQVGSEIAQGRVDVLFFFRDPLTAHPHEPDVSALLRLCDVRGVPVATNRATAEALIFALEHGRVRRIAPAPLPR; from the coding sequence TTGCGCATCGCGCTGGTGGCCCATGATCGCCGGAAGCCCGAGATGGTCGACTTCGCCCGCCAGCACCGGGAGCTGCTGGCCGCCCACGAGCTGGTGGCCACCGGCACCACCGGCCGGGTGGTCGCCGAGGCGACCGGCCTGGACGTGGAGCGCCTCCTCTCCGGGCCCATGGGCGGCGACCAGCAGGTGGGCAGCGAGATCGCCCAGGGCCGCGTCGACGTCCTCTTCTTCTTCCGCGACCCCCTGACCGCCCATCCGCACGAGCCCGACGTCTCCGCCCTGCTCCGGCTCTGCGACGTCCGCGGCGTGCCGGTGGCCACCAACCGCGCCACCGCCGAGGCGCTCATCTTCGCCCTGGAGCACGGCCGGGTCCGGCGCATCGCTCCGGCCCCGCTTCCTCGCTGA